Part of the Oryzias melastigma strain HK-1 linkage group LG24, ASM292280v2, whole genome shotgun sequence genome, ctattaaaataattgtttgtggcagcactattattaaaacatttattgtttctttgaatgttatttattctttggaaaacatgttttggatGTTCTGTAGGTACAAAGCCACTGTGACCACATAGTGGCAAAAGGAGGTCTGCTTCTCCTTCAAAGGATTTATCAGCTCCGAAGAGACTCTCCTAAAATCCAGAGAAACATCATTCGTATTATCGGAAACTTAGCACTGAATGAAAGCGTCCATCAGGATATCGTTCAGTCGGGTAAGTCTGATTAATCAGCTGTTTGCGTGTGACTATATTCTGTACATTTGAGCTGTTTGGACTGTCTTCTCAGGCTGGCTGTCCATCCTGGCTGAGATGATGCAGTCTCCTCACGTCATGCAGGTGTCTTACGCAGCTCGAGCTCTAGCCAACCTGGACCGGGAAACCGTGGTGGAGAAGTACCAGGACGGGGTCTATATACTCCATCCACAAACGCGTAACGGGTAACTATCTTTCCTAACACGTTCATCAGTTTTCTTCCTTGTAATCTAACTTGTCCTATTCATCGAGCAGGCAGCCTGTCAAAGCAGACGTGCTGTTCATTCATGGGATCCTGGGAGCTGCTTTCAAAACGTGGAGGCAGAAGGACAGTAGTTTACTCCAGGAGGAGCCGGAAGTGGAAAGCAGAAGCGATTACACAGAGTGTTGGCCTAAGGTGGGAGACTTTAACTCTTTTTATTGCTCTTTTTATGGTCTTGCAAAGGAGTTCACATTTGGATGGACTTTCTGTTGACAGTCATGGTTGGCCGCCGACTGTCCAAATCTGAGAGTTCTCTCAGTGGAGTATGACAGTCATCTTAGCGACTGGATGTCCAAGTGTCCTGCTGAAAATCAAAGGTGAAAGAGCTTTTGTTCTTGTGTCTGTATTACTGCCTCTAAATGTTCACATTATTTTAGTTCCAGCATCATATATAAAGAAGAACCGTTTTGGATGACCTCTCTGTGTTCAGGAAGTCTCTGGCCTATCGAAGTCGAGATCTGCTAAAGAAGTTAAAGCAAGCAGGAGTCGGGGAAAGACCTGTGGTCTGGGTAGCCCACAGTATGGGAGGTACGCAGTCGGAACTTTCCGTCCACAGACATGCTGAGGTTTCCCACAAATCTCATGAATGCAAGAGCTTCTTAAATATGTTGGATTTAGTGGAAAGACCTAAAAACTTTAGTATCTAACTATTatagttaaagacccactaatgtcatttttgagctatttttaaaagcaattttagtAATTGCATGAGTTGTATCCCACAAAtcataactagaaaagttgcattatctgcaataatgctagtgtgaatgctttgtgctgaaagtagttgctgaagatgctgaagcactttgctgaaaatggtgatgcaatttactttaattgctgaagggacttgatgaaaatgcagaaactatttgcaaaatgtaatatttgataaaatacTTGAAATGTCAGTAATGAACTATGAaaaagtgctgaagttgacctaaattttggaaaaatttgtagttaaattgcttaaaaatccctaatacatgccagtttagaaaaaaaattactgtgTTGCTtcaatagctaaactccaaagtagcataaaattcctcagtaaactaaattagtcaaaaacgttagcctgttgctaaaatagaagctaaactctaatattttttttaatttaagggcTTTGTCAGTAATTTacaatggggcatattttgctcaatatttcaaaaaccataaagtttatgaataccaatagcccaagcagtaatgtcctgaatatgctgaacgttttgatataaAGATTGGTGAAATCTCtgaatgtgtgattgagttttaacatgttgaaaaacgtacgtaaaggagcaggagaatcacaatagtgtgaatgcttactaaggaTTCACACAATTACTGCACATTTTTTCAAGATTATATTCAGTGGATTGTCTTTTACTcttgcatttgttttaaagcagtttttcaaaataaaagtctctgctgttttcttcttctgtcaggATTACTCGTAAAGAAAATGCTTCTGGATGCATCTGAAGATCCAGAAATGAAAGACTTGTTGAAGAACACCAGAGGCGTCTTGTTCTATAGCGTTCCTCATCACGGAACCTTCATGGCCGAATACTCGGTCAACGTCAGATACCTCCTTTTTCCATCTATAGAAGTCCGAGAACTTTGTAAAGGTGAGTTTGCAACTCCtgtaaatttagcttttttttgtcggTGCAGAATAGAgatattttcctaattttttttttacatttttggtccAGATTCACCAGCGCTGTGCAGTCTGAATAAAAGTTTCGTGAACATcgcaaaagaaaatgattttaaggTGATGAGCTTTGCAGAATCGCAGGCCACAAACATCGGACCCATGATCAAAATACTCGTGGTGCCGAGACAATCGGCAGGTACGCAACACAAGTGTCGATTTCTCTAAACTGCAGATGGAGATGTGTAACTCTGGTTTTGTTTCAGACCTCGGCATCGGAGAACTCATCGAGGTGAACGTGGATCACCTCAACATATGCAAGCCAGAGAAGAAGGACTCATTTCTGTACAAACGCAGCCTCCAGTTCATCCAGGAGGCCCTGCAGAGCTTCATCAGCCAGTGACTCCAGCACCTTATCAGCACTAAGACAGTGATGCAGACTACTGTATACTTGAACTGTGGAGTGAAAACGCACATGACCCCCCGGGATGACTTTTAAGCATTAACAAACCATAATGTGAAGTGTGAGGGATCACTCACTATTTAGACTAACTTAAATGATATGAAACATTTCAGCTGTGATAACAAACCTAATTTTTACTCACTCCTCATAAATCTGTAAATCAGATCACTTTTACAGATTATATTTTTACAGTGTGTTGTCATGTTTAGAAATAGagtcagattattttttaattattatttattctgaaatgtacTAACAGTTTATTTACGTACATGAAGGATCTGTGATATGCTTAAAAAATACctttcacatatttatttttacatttgagagttttattccccccaaaaaagcacAATGTTACTCATAATTGGtgccaaaatgtattttttcctcctaaaaCCTTACCATAGATTGGTTTCtctttgtatatttaaaaacatatttattttttaactaatgaTGTGATTGAATTTAGCACAACTGCCACTAACGATGCCCATCGCTGTCAATAAATGACTGTAACAACCgagtttgatttctttttgtgctaaatattagtgctttttaattttacagccaaaaatacaatttttttggaGTGATATGGGCCAAAGAAGAAATattgaagaatatttttttgccattgTTTCAGCTCAATGACATTTAAAGTTTACTATGCAAAAACTTGGTGAATCTAATCAAATAAAAGGTAACTCAGTTCTAATGATTAATGATTACAACTTGTACAAGTAGttgttaatatttgttttataaccacccaaattacatttaagaactattttttcttctttttattgttttttatataataattgTCACCTAAAGTAAAATTTGCTGGTGTATAAAatcaaaactaataaattaaaaacgcGCGATTAAATTTAGCAGTGCGCATGCGTTGTATCGTTGTTGTCGAAGAAGAGAAAATTGTCCCTTGACCCACACCATACCGGAACATGTAGCGTCGTGTTCAAAGAAGCCTTCAAGGTGCTAACATTTTATCATAAATTACCCTTCAAAAGGGGGATTTATCTCGCCTCCATCAACACGTTTTTTCTTACAAAGTTACaggtttgttattttagttttgtttcggagttttggtgtattttgatgcttttattcgaGCCGTGTTTACCTTTGGTTAGCTTAATTAGCGCTTGCAAATGAGACGCTTCAacgtgtaaaaacaaaataaatggcTTATTCTAAtcaagtattatttttttctgtgttaggTTTAAAACTATTCTGGTTTTCTCCGCGGGGGGAGTGTTTCTTTGTGAACATGGTGAACGTTCACAAAGGTGTCCTAGTTGAATGGTAAGAAGACTTCTAACATAAAATGGAAACAAGTACACATTCTAGAAACTCGATTGTGTCTGATGGGTTGTGTTTTCGTTGGTTTAGTGATCCCGCTATGAAACAGTTCCTCCTCTACCTGGATGAGACCATGGCTTTGGGAAGGAAGTTCATCCTGAAGGATCTCGATGACACCCACCTGTTCATCCTGGCTGAGGTGGTTCAAACGCTGCAGGACAGAGTTGGAGAGTTGATGGACCAGAATTCATTTCCCATCACGCAGAAATAACCTTTGACCTCCTCTAAGGATGATCCTTTATtaattttaggacttttttgaGCGGTGGAGTTGTTTTGtcaagctttaaataaaatggtttactaaatattttgtgataaaactatcacttttaatggtttagtttcttttaataCCTTCATCCACGATTATATTTGATTATTAGGATGCAAAAGCTTTtagaaatccttaaaaaatgtttcatgatGCATCTTGAGCCCCACAGAAAACTGAACTTTAAAACATTCCTTACACGTCCTCTTTTCTTAGTATCCTGCCAGGcgttttgtatgtttttatagtCAGTTATTTCAGACATATTTTCATTACAAGAACGGTTCAGACACTTTGCTTTATTTACAAGTCTTATTACAGTTTCATGTACAAGTTTTAACTCGAGCAGCAGCACATTTTACAAACACCTCAAGAAAAATCATCTGAAACACGAGTGACATTCCctcaagaaacatttttcaaattcataacccatttatgaggaaaaacaaaatgtaaatgcaaGGCACCGTTcagataaaacataaatttgtacagaaaattagcatttctttagcattttgcaaaagaaaactgTACAATATTTGgaaagatgataaaaataagtgaagttgtaccattaaaaaaaatcataaaggcTAAATTTGGCCATTAGTATGAGCTGGTATGTGCTGGAAAAATCTGCAATCCATTTACACAAATGTACATTAATCTGTTTGGCAAAGAAACAATGTGCAAATTGTTTTCAAAACTGCAggtatcaaagaaaaaaacagttttattaaagtGGCATAATTAAAGCTGTAAATGTTGAAGGTTTTTTGAAATAACTAGTGTTACTAATAGCTGCACACTTTCATTTCCCCCAATTTTTAAACCATTAGAGCAGAAAGGAATGATGTAAAGATAGAAAACAGTGGTTTAACACAaaggaataaaataattcaaccCAAAACCCCCCATCAATGCTAATAGTAGCACTTTTCCCTGATTGTTTGTCTGTCAGGAAGTGCAGGTTATGAAGAGTAAACTTTACAATCTTGATAAAACTAGTTTTAAACAGATGTTTCACCTTTTCAATGTGCAGTACATTCAGTAGAGATGTGATCAaccctttctttttaaaaacaaaaaaacaacatgtttatCTACACTTACAGTATAtgatttcatgttatttctgCACATGCATCTTGTGTGCATCCTGCACTGCTGTCACAAGAAATCCTCATAGTTTCCGACTAAGACAGAAGATGATTGAGGTGCCGGCTGCATCAGTCACTGTCGCTCCCATCCTGGTACTTTGCAGTTGCTTTGACGGCACGGCCGTTTTGCAGAGGCATATCTTCATAATCGCTCctgtacaaacacacaaattgtatttctttatctgAAGTACTAGTAGAAGAAATAAGAGGAAATTAAGTTAAACATACCCATAAATAACTTCGTCATCTGAGTCGTTCAGCATGGAGAAAGCTGGATTATCCTTTAGCTGAGagtctgcaaaaataaattatttttacaaaataatccaatttacaatcatataaatatatttttttttacctaccATAAAGAGCATTTTTGGAGGGAGAATACACAAATGCTAATGTGTACAAGTAAAAGTTGAGCAAACCATAGAAGGATAAAAATTCCGCTGGTGAATATAGAATCAAGGAAATggtagattttcaaaataaaagttgaccAAAACAGATGTTATAATTTATGTAAAAGGATATAATTTTGATAATGAGTAGATAATTCAGCCACAAAATTTTCCTGAAGAGCCTTGGCACCAAACCTCAGGTAGAGGATGACCATACTGTTGGAGATGAACAAGAGGACATAagacaaaactcaaacaaatttaaaaaaaaaaaaaaaaagatttattcatTTACCTTATAACAAGGACCACAAATGTCAGCGCTGTCAAGAACTTCAGTCGAAGATCTGAGACACAAAAGACAGACATTTTAATTTCCTACAGACTTGGAAggatcaacaaaataaaaaaggttgaatTCCACGGTGATACCTGAGTACGGCAAGTTCTTCAGTTCAGAACAAGCTCTGACGATCAAGAATATCAGGTAGAGGATGTAGAGGGCAACAACAATGAGGAAGAAGACTTTCATGCCCTGGAATATAACAGATTTGGATTATCAAATTAACCCTGATATGACAGGAGtaagcttaaaaatatattttcttataatAAAGAACCTGAAAGTTTGCAATATCGATTTTGTAAGAATAGGTGGGATCTTGAAGTTCATTAACcctaaaaaagaaatcaataaaaacattgattatAGTTCTTTAGTTCAAGATtccttaaaaacatttctggaaGTTAAACTTACGTTTGCCAGATGCCGAGGGTAACCGCCGAGAGCCACAGAAGCCCCACGATGATCAGTTTGGGCAGGTAAAAAGTGAGGAATCTTCTTTCACCCTGCCAGAGATAAACGTGTTAAAAGTTTATATTTGGAGGACTTTGTAAACGTCGGCATGCACTCACCTGAACCCTTATGCCGTGGTACACGCAGAGCCAGAAGAGTAAAAGAGAGCACAGGAAGAGAGCCTGAAAAAAGGCATCCAGGGTCCCGGGAAACCAGCTGTTCACCAGGAAGGAGAGCGGGAAGAACggatctaaataaaaaaaaaaaaaaaaaggtttatagcATTTTCTGACAGATGTCCCTGTGCTTAAATGTTAAATACATAACAGTTATACATTATAAGGTTACAAAATATAACAACCTAGATTCAATCTGTTGTTCTTGAAAAGATATgcattacaaaaaagaaaatataaacaataaaaatctaaaaaatctaAAGCTTAGATaaatccacacagaaaagtaaCGAATTTCATTGACAGATAGAATgcataaaagcaaaacacatGTTGGCAACATTTGGGGtttaatcaatacatttttattcaacacTTTAAATGATAACATGTTAAACTCTCTAATGTTTACTAGCACAGTTTTACATTTCAGTatgacaggggtgtcaaactgaatcacacagggggccaaaataatacaaaaaagcataataaagatttattgaacaaacaaaaaaacaaatttttataactttaaaaccataactttttaacataattatgaactagatatataacattacctgcgataatgctagtgtgaatgctgtaagctgaatttggctgctgaagatgttagtgctgatagctgaagatgctgaaattgatagttaagaatgctgaagctgatagccagctaaaatagtagctaaaaaaaagtagtttagtcaaaacagctagcatgtagctgaaaaaatagctaaacttcaaaaaagccttaaaaattttaaaaagcctaaattagccaaaacagctagcatctgaAATAGCagctagtagctgaaatattagctgaactccaaaatatcctaaaaaaaatcttaataaatggcaaaatagtccaaaagcctagcagaataccaattttcaaaactttaaaacttttattttcaacataaatgtgaataataTAAAAGGCagcaatattattccagaataaatctacttaaaatattaaataactttcaatattttactccccatgaaaatgtattttgtcaaaatgatacaagttagaaataaactcaagataacatcgggccattaataacagtaaaataaaatgatctggagggccggatccggcccctgggccttgacacATACGCTGTATGATTTAATATCTAAGATGTTATATAACATGGATCCAGGGTTAGTAAAAAAGGTTTTACTATTgcattaattttatattttacaatcttacttttaaattgatgtttttattgtttgtagaTTTCACTAATCATGTTAAGGTGccgtatataaaaaaaaaaagtgtacaaCCAGTGCAGCTAAAGTGTTTAATTGATTAGATATTGATATTAACAGGTTTTAAACTCTTTACTTTATGCAGCTTTTAACCTTAATTAAAGTGTGTTGTCGTTCTGAATGAGTCCAGATCAAACTTACCATTATAGAGGAGAAGCAAAGGCAGCAGAATAGACATCCATTTCTGCTCAATGCCCCAGTCTCTCATGGAGAATTTTCTCAAGGAATGAGCAAACATGCACTGCaaagaaacagaagaataaGTTATCATATCtagtattaaaaagaaaagtgtgatATTTTTAACGTCTTACATATCAACTATCTTACCGTAACCATGAAGGTCAAAACCACAAAGACGAAGCGGAACCAGATTTCCACTTGAGAGAAGGTGGGGTTATACATTTtccactgaaacaaaaaaaaagaacataaaataaaaatctgggTTTAAACAAGTCAAACTCTTTAGCATCCACTTACCAAAAACTTCACTTTTATCTCATATGTGATGTTCTCCAGGCCTTTAAAGCTGACCACCACCTTGTATTGGGTGTAGTTCAAGTAACCCAGATGAAGCACAATGATCTCATCACACTTCTGCAAAGAAATGGGAAGAAAACCACgtcagaaaaatgtaatcacTGATGGTCAGGATGCTGAAGCACACTTACGGCCCCACAGTGCAGCATTCGGGGTTTCTGGTGCACAGGATTGATGTGCATCACACTGGCGTCCTGCATCACTCCTTTAAGCTCCACGTTAATCTCAAAGGGCTGCTGGAAGGCTCCCACTGACAGAGACAGCAGCAGTggtcattatttaaaaaaaagagctcacATTCAATAGTCTCTGTGCGGTCTTACTGTTGCCCTTTTCCGCCTCCATCACACAGGTGAGCCACAGCTGCTGGTTGTAGGTGGTGAGAGGAGGAGAAAGTAGATTGAAGGGTCCCGTCTGAAATCAAGCAAGACAAAGTGGATATAAATTAGCGATGTGCATCAGATCttcaatttaacataaaaaataagagtcaaaaactccaaaacattcaatattttctaaaaattgaatacCTTAATAAcaattttgttgcattttaactAATTTGGTCCTAAAATAAGAATCAAATTGATCCGTTGGCTAGAAACTGCTACAACTATAACCTTAACCTCAAACATTATGAGGCTGCTGCATCCACATTTGTTAATAAAAgatgataatttaaaaaaaaaacagtgggagAGTTTGAGTTAAAAACATGGTTAATATATCGTAAACCATAAACAATTAACTTTTTCCCATCATAACATGTGTGTGTTAATAAGAGCAAGAGCTAATGCATGTGAAACTTCATGATGCAAATGAGAATATAAACAGCTCCCCTTTACAGAGTACAGAGGACTCAGTGGAACAAGTAAATTGCAGAAACTGGAGGTCTAAGAAACTTTATGCAAAGTCACTAAAATGTTTACTTAAACAATTAATAACCAgtcaaaaagaaattaaaagaatgaaataaagccttaaaagatgtcatcataaaaaaacatttctgctattgctacaaaaaacaagcatttttaactgaaaaatttcaaaactaaaatttgttaaaattcaATGCTTACTATACagcataattttaaataaaacacaaaacataaaagtaaaacaagtacAAATTGCAGttcttattttatgtaaaatgtggaataattaatgaaaaaaagacacagaTGTATGATATAATTTGCAATATATGAGAATTATTTTACCTTGACAGAGCTGTTTTTTCTAACCAGTTGATCCCCATTGTTCTCCTGTTCTTCTATTATCCTTGGGcctttacaaacaaacaaaaacaagatgaaCTCATAAAAATCACTATCATCAGTTAGGAGGTTATCTTTATCTCTTCTTTTATTAAATCTGttgaattaataataaaaacctaCTGCATGAAATTGATATCAGTGGGCGTGAATTtgtacaatacatttttaaaaataaagaactaatagatttttaaaataaagttttatatccaggttttgattaaaaaaactgtcctGAAGTGTTGCTTTCTACTACATGTTTATCAAGATAAACTTGTAAATGACCAAAAGTATATTCATTTATAGAAGTTAAAATCAAATGGATAACCAATTCTTAACTAATCAATCAATTTCTTAACAGTTCAACTAACTAATACGGAATAAGGAATCTATCTGAACCCATTTCCTCTGACTTAAACCAGCGTCTCCAGAGATGCAAGAATGTTAGCTTTCCTTACCCGCAATCCCAATGAAGACAGTGAGGCCAAAGCAGATCAGGAACACCACAAACACCAGAACAAAATGCCTTTTCGACAAGGTGTAGAGCCGCATTGGAGCCAACCTGTCAAAAAAGAGGCATTAAGCTGTggtaaaacacacagaaaaccactaaaatgtttaatttaacacGGCGTGCTTCCAGGGAAGGTTTGTCAACACGGCTAGCCTCCTAGCTAATTCATGCTAGCAGTGACAGATAAAAACGCTTTTAGGCCCTTTTCCTCTCGAATGTTATCCTCACAAACGCGTCTCGGTTGTGTTCGTGTGTAAAATATCCAACTCACCGCTCCATTTCATTTGGTCTAACGTTTTTATGGTGAGAAAGAACCTAAACTAGCTCAGTGAATTCACATCCGTGTGTCAACATCAGCCTGCGACTACCAGAGAACTGCGTCATCGAGAGGGATGGGCCAAGGTCACGTGATGCAGTGACGACTTCTaaagttaaatcatttttattttttccacattttaagcTGTATCATAATAgtctaaacattaaaaaattaaacatttaaaattttcatttgtattaataatattttttatttgtttcaagaaaaagaaatatagtAAAATTCCACTTTAAATTGGTTATTCAAGCCTGTACGTGAGCAAcacccaatttttttaaaaagtgttgatgtATTAggtgtataaaaaataaaaacacaataaatgaaaaaaaaaatcggtatGGTAAAgatatttatgcatttaatttatttgcatatatttaaaaaaaaacatttgcagggTTATTTGCAAATTTAACTTTACATAAAGTTTCATTTGTGTGCACTGTTTACTCTTACTAGGgcctaaatatatattttaacctAACATTGAAATAGTCAGCTTTGGCAAATTAATATTAGGTTGTTGCAATTTTGTACGTTATCTgtacacaacatttttacaaatgcatgaattcaaaaatctaaaatgaataGATTTGAATCGCGATAAAATTTGCCAAGTTGGAAACAAATACtgtttaaatgagaaaaaaaaaaaaaacaaaaaaaaaaaactaaagaagcataatttgaaatatttcttcTGGATATGGACAAGTGGTTTATGTTTTGCGGATCACAAGAGGAAataatttgtcatttgtttgtaaatatattttggacCGATGTTGGAAATCATATgtaaaactagaaaaacaatcaaacttttAGAAAGATACataattttgagcttttataatgacaaaataagtggaactttatttttataatacaGCTGATTTTTTCCTACTCATAAAAAGCACGGGTCAAATTccaaatctgattttaaaacacttattgcATGAATTAATGCAATATGGTGAAATCATCaagcagataaaaataaagaaatacaggcaatttttaaaaaaatctgaaaacatacttatttttagaacatcTGTGcccattttttacatttgtggcTGTTTTGTTGTGTCTGTATAATTTCtgtatacattttcttttgcttttctgtcttttttcccGTTGGCAATCACACTTTTGTCGTATATATTGTTTACGAATATAGtaagaaaaaacaagcaaataaccTATAAGTTTCTTAAGTGCAAATTGTATTTAgtgttaaaatataatttaatttttaagataaaatgcattttattttgtagttttcaagatttttccatcttttatgCAGAAATCAAACctcaacattttagaaaaaaatttgcatttactAATTCCTTGTATGCTATTTAGTCAAAACCCTTCTGTTGTCAGTCATTCAAATGCCTTGCAATTATGCTCCATCCAGAGCTTTTTGCGCATGCGCAACAACGTGACTCCAGTTATCAACctagttttcattttcaaagcaatTTTATAGAAATTGCCAGTTCACATCGCCATTTAAAGGTCAAACATGACACAAGGATGT contains:
- the serac1 gene encoding protein SERAC1 isoform X2, which gives rise to MSVAALRLIRCRRLSTPGPPRVNRMLQWKDLGKVAKVTSAVILGGCLFITYEVVALDKAVTIDTSAILQEKYKSYIYLRASPAAEKENLTAGLIYKARKELHKAARRFIEASSRLFLQSLDEHLSHVDADPHEVALWVLLKQTQSANKAIRLQAVQELADNHHWHAYQYQTAAQVIDQRTAVGLARTPHVDLRFFRQPPALPDLEDGMSVEDGLRQLLASLPQSEVDKCVQYFTSLALRESTQSMAAQRGGLWCFGGNGLPYAQSLTSVPSEKVESFCLQALVQHSKVQSHCDHIVAKGGLLLLQRIYQLRRDSPKIQRNIIRIIGNLALNESVHQDIVQSGWLSILAEMMQSPHVMQVSYAARALANLDRETVVEKYQDGVYILHPQTRNGQPVKADVLFIHGILGAAFKTWRQKDSSLLQEEPEVESRSDYTECWPKSWLAADCPNLRVLSVEYDSHLSDWMSKCPAENQRKSLAYRSRDLLKKLKQAGVGERPVVWVAHSMGGLLVKKMLLDASEDPEMKDLLKNTRGVLFYSVPHHGTFMAEYSVNVRYLLFPSIEVRELCKDSPALCSLNKSFVNIAKENDFKVMSFAESQATNIGPMIKILVVPRQSADLGIGELIEVNVDHLNICKPEKKDSFLYKRSLQFIQEALQSFISQ
- the serac1 gene encoding protein SERAC1 isoform X1 → MSVAALRLIRCRRLSTAGPPRVNRMLQWKDLGKVAKVTSAVILGGCLFITYEVVALDKAVTIDTSAILQEKYKSYIYLRASPAAEKENLTAGLIYKARKELHKAARRFIEASSRLFLQSLDEHLSHVDADPHEVALWVLLKQTQSANKAIRLQAVQELADNHHWHAYQYQTAAQVIDQRTAVGLARTPHVDLRFFRQPPALPDLEDGMSVEDGLRQLLASLPQSEVDKCVQYFTSLALRESTQSMAAQRGGLWCFGGNGLPYAQSLTSVPSEKVESFCLQALVQHSKVQSHCDHIVAKGGLLLLQRIYQLRRDSPKIQRNIIRIIGNLALNESVHQDIVQSGWLSILAEMMQSPHVMQVSYAARALANLDRETVVEKYQDGVYILHPQTRNGQPVKADVLFIHGILGAAFKTWRQKDSSLLQEEPEVESRSDYTECWPKSWLAADCPNLRVLSVEYDSHLSDWMSKCPAENQRKSLAYRSRDLLKKLKQAGVGERPVVWVAHSMGGLLVKKMLLDASEDPEMKDLLKNTRGVLFYSVPHHGTFMAEYSVNVRYLLFPSIEVRELCKDSPALCSLNKSFVNIAKENDFKVMSFAESQATNIGPMIKILVVPRQSADLGIGELIEVNVDHLNICKPEKKDSFLYKRSLQFIQEALQSFISQ
- the gtf2h5 gene encoding general transcription factor IIH subunit 5 is translated as MVNVHKGVLVECDPAMKQFLLYLDETMALGRKFILKDLDDTHLFILAEVVQTLQDRVGELMDQNSFPITQK
- the tmem181 gene encoding transmembrane protein 181 isoform X1, with amino-acid sequence MDTDYSSGLENPLYRELKYFCRKIQEAYTELKDDLTPYHDDRFYRLAPMRLYTLSKRHFVLVFVVFLICFGLTVFIGIAGPRIIEEQENNGDQLVRKNSSVKTGPFNLLSPPLTTYNQQLWLTCVMEAEKGNMGAFQQPFEINVELKGVMQDASVMHINPVHQKPRMLHCGAKCDEIIVLHLGYLNYTQYKVVVSFKGLENITYEIKVKFLWKMYNPTFSQVEIWFRFVFVVLTFMVTCMFAHSLRKFSMRDWGIEQKWMSILLPLLLLYNDPFFPLSFLVNSWFPGTLDAFFQALFLCSLLLFWLCVYHGIRVQGERRFLTFYLPKLIIVGLLWLSAVTLGIWQTVNELQDPTYSYKIDIANFQGMKVFFLIVVALYILYLIFLIVRACSELKNLPYSDLRLKFLTALTFVVLVISMVILYLRFGAKALQENFVAELSTHYQNSAEFLSFYGLLNFYLYTLAFVYSPSKNALYDSQLKDNPAFSMLNDSDDEVIYGSDYEDMPLQNGRAVKATAKYQDGSDSD
- the tmem181 gene encoding transmembrane protein 181 isoform X2, giving the protein MERLAPMRLYTLSKRHFVLVFVVFLICFGLTVFIGIAGPRIIEEQENNGDQLVRKNSSVKTGPFNLLSPPLTTYNQQLWLTCVMEAEKGNMGAFQQPFEINVELKGVMQDASVMHINPVHQKPRMLHCGAKCDEIIVLHLGYLNYTQYKVVVSFKGLENITYEIKVKFLWKMYNPTFSQVEIWFRFVFVVLTFMVTCMFAHSLRKFSMRDWGIEQKWMSILLPLLLLYNDPFFPLSFLVNSWFPGTLDAFFQALFLCSLLLFWLCVYHGIRVQGERRFLTFYLPKLIIVGLLWLSAVTLGIWQTVNELQDPTYSYKIDIANFQGMKVFFLIVVALYILYLIFLIVRACSELKNLPYSDLRLKFLTALTFVVLVISMVILYLRFGAKALQENFVAELSTHYQNSAEFLSFYGLLNFYLYTLAFVYSPSKNALYDSQLKDNPAFSMLNDSDDEVIYGSDYEDMPLQNGRAVKATAKYQDGSDSD